One segment of Candidatus Poribacteria bacterium DNA contains the following:
- a CDS encoding BTB/POZ domain-containing protein, producing MNRHEGRDVDEYLKNRGIFEEVDSLTQQELEALRDQDSPEIIETSPSYVGRFLQWLRHAFNV from the coding sequence ATGAACAGGCATGAAGGGCGCGACGTTGATGAGTATCTCAAAAACAGAGGCATTTTTGAGGAAGTAGATAGCCTCACGCAACAGGAGCTGGAAGCGTTGCGGGATCAAGACTCCCCTGAAATTATTGAAACTTCACCGAGTTACGTCGGTAGATTTTTACAATGGCTCCGGCATGCTTTCAATGTTTAG
- a CDS encoding type II toxin-antitoxin system RelE/ParE family toxin: MNVQPKLQVVFFRTETGREPVREWLEKFDEADERKIYAVIRAVWIDWEAALRKQRVKKLAEDLWEIRRPIRKNRTVRIVFTREGNKMVLLHGFVKKSQRIPRKDLELARTRKDQWKSRRG, encoded by the coding sequence ATGAATGTACAACCTAAACTCCAAGTAGTCTTTTTTCGTACGGAGACTGGACGTGAACCCGTGCGGGAATGGCTCGAAAAATTTGATGAGGCAGATGAACGGAAAATCTATGCAGTGATAAGGGCTGTATGGATAGATTGGGAAGCGGCTTTGCGTAAACAACGTGTTAAAAAATTAGCCGAAGACCTCTGGGAAATTCGTCGTCCTATCAGAAAAAATCGCACCGTACGGATCGTTTTTACACGTGAAGGTAACAAGATGGTCCTCCTGCATGGATTTGTCAAAAAATCTCAGAGGATACCACGGAAGGATTTGGAGTTGGCAAGGACGCGAAAAGATCAATGGAAGAGCAGGAGGGGATAG